A region from the Fusarium musae strain F31 chromosome 1, whole genome shotgun sequence genome encodes:
- the EMP7 gene encoding Enolase — protein sequence MAVKKVFARSVYDSRGNPTVEVDVVTETGLHRAIVPSGASTGQHEACELRDGDKSKWGGKGVTKAVENVNTVIAPALIQKNLDVKDQSAVDAFLNELDGTPNKTKLGANAILGVSLAVAKAGAAEKGVPLYAHVSDLAGTKKPYVLPVPFMNVLNGGSHAGGRLAFQEFMIVPTEAPTFTEAMRQGAEVYQALKGLAKKRYGQSAGNVGDEGGVAPDIQTAEEALELITDAIEQVGYTGKIKIAMDVASSEFYKVEEKKYDLDFKNPESDPTKWITYEELANLYSELCKKYPIVSIEDPFAEDDWEAWSYFSKTQDIQIVGDDLTVTNPLRIKKAIELKSCNALLLKVNQIGTLTESIQAAKDSYADGWGVMVSHRSGETEDVTIADIAVGLRAGEIKTGAPARSERLAKLNQILRIEEELGDQAIYPGANFRKSVNL from the exons ATGGCTGTCAAGAAGGTCTTCGCCCGCTCCGTCTACGACTCCCGTGGAAACCCTACTGTCGAGGTTGACGTCGTCACCGAGACTGGCCTCCACCGTGCCATCGTTCCCTCCGGTGCCTCTACCG GTCAGCACGAGGCTTGCGAGCTCCGAGATGGTGACAAGTCCAAGTGGGGTGGCAAGGGTGTCACCAAGGCCGTCGAGAACGTGAACACCGTCATTGCTCCCGCTCTTATCCAGAAGAACCTCGATGTCAAGGACCAGTCCGCTGTCGATGCTTTCCTTAACGAGCTCGATGGTACTCccaacaagaccaagcttgGTGCCAATGCTATTCTCGGTGTATCTCTGGCCGTCgccaaggctggtgctgctgagaag GGCGTTCCTCTGTACGCTCACGTCTCTGACCTCGCCGGAACCAAGAAGCCTTACGTCCTCCCCGTTCCCTTCATGAACGTCCTCAACGGTGGCTCCCACGCTGGCGGTCGTCTCGCCTTCCAAGAGTTCATGATCGTTCCTAC TGAGGCGCCCACTTTCACCGAGGCCATGCGCCAGGGTGCTGAGGTCTACCAGGCCCTGAAGGGTTTGGCTAAGAAGCGATATGGCCAATCCGCTGGCAACGTCGGTGATGAGGGTGGTGTTGCTCCCGATATTCAAACTGCCGAGGAGGCCCTTGAGCTTATCACCGATGCTATTGAGCAGGTTGGCTACAccggcaagatcaagatcgccaTGGATGTCGCCTCCAGCGAGTTCTAcaaggtcgaggagaagaagtacgATCTTGACTTCAAGAACCCCGAGTCAGACCCCACCAAGTGGATTACATACGAGGAGCTTGCCAACCTGTACTCAGAGCTCTGCAAGAAGTATCCTATCGTGTCCATCGAGGACCCCTTCGCTGAGGACGACTGGGAGGCCTGGAGCTACTTCTCCAAGACCCAGGACATCCaaattgttggtgatgacttGACTGTCACCAACCCTCTGCGTATCAAGAAGGCCATCGAGCTCAAGTCCTGCAacgcccttcttctcaaggtcaACCAGATTGGTACTCTGACCGAGTCCATCCAGGCTGCCAAGGACTCTTACGCTGATGGCTGGGGTGTCATGGTCTCTCACCGATCCGGCGAGACTGAGGATGTCACCATTGCTGACATTGCTGTCGGTCTCCGTGCTGGCGAGATCAAGACCGGTGCCCCTGCCCGATCTGAGCGtctcgccaagctcaaccagATTCTCCGAATCGAGGAAGAGCTTGGTGACCAGGCTATTTACCCTGGTGCTAACTTCCGCAAGTCTGTTAACCTGTAA
- the PNO1 gene encoding pre-rRNA-processing protein pno1 (BUSCO:EOG09264SQJ), which yields MPAPTALKNAEDAPPAVDVSLPVEENDEEFLLDAPDALPTDVNVLVPVEESNENGMAIDEEGRPRFAPARDIDPVTRVETRKIPIPPHRMTPLKQSWTSIYPPLVEHLKLQCRMNIKRKTVELRSSKHTTDTGALQKGEDFVKAFTLGFDVDDAIALLRLDDLYIQTFEIKDVRTMHGDSQARAIGRIAGKDGKTKFAIENASRTRIVLADSKIHILGGFKNIHLARESVVSLILGKPPGKVYGNLRTVAARMKERF from the exons ATGCCTGCGCCGACCGCTTTGAAGAACGCAGAGGATGCCCCGCCCGCTGTGGACGTTTCGCTCCCAGTTGAAG AGAACGACGAGGAGTTCCTTTTAGATGCGCCTGACGCCCTTCCTACCGATGTGAATGTTCTTGTGCCGGTGGAGGAGAGCAATGAGAATGGAATGGCTATCGATGAGGAAGGACGGCCTCGATTTGCGCCCGCCAGAGATATT GACCCAGTTACCCGGGTGGAAACTCGCAAGATTCCTATTCCTCCTCACCGAATGACACCTTTAAAACAGTCATGGACTTCTATCTACCCTCCTCTGGTCGAGCACCTCAAGCTACAATGTCGAATGAACATCAAGCGAAAGACAGTCGAGCTGCGATCATCGAAGCATACCACTGATACTGGGGCACTGCAAAAAGGAGAAGATTTCGTCAAGGCGTTCACTCTCGGGTTTGACGTGGACGATGCCATCGCGCTGCTGCGACTCGACGACCTCTACATCCAAACTTTCGAGATTAAGGATGTGCGAACAATGCACGGCGACAGCCAAGCTCGTGCCATTGGACGAATTGCTGGAAAGGATGGAAAGACCAAGTTTGCTATAGAGAACGCCAGTAGAACCCGAATCGTGCTTGCTGATTCAAAGATTCACATCCTGGGTGGATTCAAGAACATCCACCTTGCTCGGGAGTCAGTTGTGAGCCTGATTCTCGGCAAGCCGCCTGGCAAGGTATACGGTAACCTCCGAACGGTTGCGGCACGAATGAAGGAGCGCTTCTAA
- a CDS encoding hypothetical protein (EggNog:ENOG41~BUSCO:EOG092615Y4), with translation MPHRPTKEELLEAANGFWQRLKVRLKWVSIRSMRPWNIDEWGAFVSWFLFGHLAWIIVGTTTFFSLIILSINTVVAQETLAQWVGDYLTQSAGVTVVFESAIVPKWRDNVISFRNVFVSRRPGQGDVSSVSKGSSDAAAEAAAGRKADFAGTSETEDDGNYTQFDVTLSTVNVTLSFLNWWNGKGLLKDVEIKGVRGVIDRTSVTWPAEEVDPLSYRHKHQPGDFEIEKFKMEDLLLTVHQPGGFRPFSISIFSCELPQLRKQWLFYDFLSANHMSGSYDGSLFTIHPRQVHGVVPSGNGDPEASVGFGDPKAWKKFSRLRIDGLKIDHLNRGVEGPFGWIYEGNVDIVADVMFPADTDESITKVMADFYDQLEEIVDTNRHRFMRNIQEQGPALLTSGHLSDSAGDIHGEEPPVEPQTSDDERRYLIMDLRISMNDVKAAVPLFTKDMSYVNQALVRPIVAYINAKKTYIPINCRIVKRASDFDGSWSIFDCGLMNDMSAETYDAFANDVENQQSRVRRFKKVGFWTLSLAVHALFMGMAGNVV, from the exons ATGCCCCATCGGCCAACCAAAGAGGAACTGCTCGAGGCCGCCAACGGCTTTTGGCAGCGTCTCAAGGTTCGTCTAAAATGGGTGTCGATTAGAAGTATGAGGCCGTGGAATATTGATGAATGGGGTGCTTTTGTTTCATGGTTTCTTTTCGGCCACCTCGCTTGGATCATCGTCGGCACAACCACATTCTTCTCCCTGATCATTTTGTCAATCAACACTGTTGTTGCCCAAG AAACACTCGCGCAATGGGTAGGTGACTATTTGACACAGTCTGCTGGCGTTACCGTTGTTTTCGAGTCTGCTATTGTCCCCAAGTGGCGTGATAATGTTATCTCTTTCCGCAACGTTTTTGTGTCCCGACGACCTGGCCAAGGCGACGTCTCGTCCGTAAGCAAAGGCTCGTCAGATGCTGCCGCCGAGGCTGCCGCTGGCCGCAAAGCAGATTTCGCGGGAACGTCTGAAACTGAGGACGATGGAAACTACACTCAATTTGACGTCACTCTTTCAACGGTCAATGTCACGTTGTCATTCTTGAACTGGTGGAATGGCAAAGGACTGTTGAAAGATGTTGAAATCAAGGGTGTTCGCGGTGTCATTGACCGAACTTCAGTGACATGGCCAGCCGAGGAGGTTGATCCTCTGTCATATCGTCACAAGCACCAACCAGGAGATTTCGAGATCGAAAAGTTCAAAATGGAGGACCTATTACTCACCGTTCATCAACCAGGCGGGTTCCGGCCATTCTCTATCAGCATCTTCTCTTGCGAGCTGCCCCAGCTTCGCAAGCAATGGCTATTTTATGATTTCCTTTCGGCCAACCACATGTCAGGGTCTTACGATGGTTCTCTGTTTACGATCCATCCCCGACAAGTCCACGGCGTGGTACCCAGTGGTAATGGTGACCCAGAAGCTTCAGTTGGTTTTGGTGATCCCAAGGCGTGGAAAAAGTTCAGTCGGCTCCGAATTGATGGTTTGAAGATAGACCATCTCAACCGCGGTGTTGAGGGGCCTTTTGGCTGGATATACGAAGGGAATGTCGATATTGTTGCTGATGTCATGTTTCCCGCTGACACCGACGAGAGCATCACCAAGGTCATGGCCGACTTCTACGATCAGCTTGAAGAAATCGTCGACACAAATAGGCACCGCTTCATGCGCAACATCCAAGAGCAAGGCCCTGCTCTTCTTACATCAGGGCACCTTTCAGACTCAGCTGGAGATATCCACGGCGAAGAGCCACCCGTCGAGCCGCAGACAAGTGATGATGAGCGTCGCTACCTCATCATGGACCTCCGTATCTCCATGAACGATGTCAAAGCTGCAGTTCCTCTCTTCACCAAGGATATGTCATACGTCAATCAGGCATTGGTCCGCCCTATCGTTGCTTATATCAACGCGAAGAAGACATACATCCCAATCAATTGCCGTATCGTGAAACGAGCCAGCGACTTCGATGGTAGCTGGTCGATCTTTGACTGTGGTCTAATGAACGATATGTCAGCGGAGACATATGATGCATTTGCGAATGACGTCGAAAACCAACAGAGCCGAGTTCGGCGGTTCAAAAAGGTTGGGTTCTGGACCTTGTCGCTTGCGGTCCATGCCCTCTTTATGGGAATGGCGGGCAATGTGGTGTGA
- the AOX1_1 gene encoding Alternative oxidase, mitochondrial precursor — protein MARAPTALRVGCAASQQHRLFSSTPTHQLRDFFPVKETPHIQTTKPAWPHEGYTYDEMLAVEPAHRPPKTVGDYTAWKIVRFARYCMDKATGMDRDQKSDKTKPTTAIEAQKPLTEAQWTKLIRFIFLESVAGVPGMVGGMLRHLGSLRRMKRDNGWIETLLEESYNERMHLLTFMKMCEPGWFMKMMIIGAQGVFFNSLFVSYLISPKIVHRFVGYLEEEAVHTYTRCVKEIEDGNLPKWSDPKFQIPDIAIQYWKMPQEHRTMKDLILYIRADEATHRGVNHTLGNLNQTEDPNPFVSEYKDREPPKPALRPTGYDRVEVI, from the exons atGGCGAGAGCTCCTACAGCTCTTCGAGTCGGTTGTGCCGCTTCCCAGCAACATCggctcttctcctcgacacCCACACACCAACTTCGTGACTTCTTTCCGGTCAAAGAGACGCCACATATCCAGACGACCAAGCCAGCCTGGCCACACGAAGGCTACACATATGATGAAATGTTGGCGGTCGAGCCCGCTCATCGACCTCCCAAGACAGTCGGTGACTATACAGCCTGGAAAATTGTCCGCTTTGCTAGATATTGCATGGACAAGGCCACAGGCATGGACCGTGATCAGAAATCCGACAAGACCAAGCCGACTACAGCCATTGAGGCTCAGAAGCCACTCACCGAGGCTCAATGG ACAAAGTTGATTCGattcatcttcctcgagaGCGTGGCGGGAGTTCCCGGCATGGTTGGGGGCATGTTGCGCCATCTCGGCAGCCTTCGACGCATGAAACGAGATAATGGCTGGATCGAAACACTCCTTGAAGAGAGCTACAACGAACGAATGCATCTTTTGACGTTTATGAAGATGTGTGAGCCTGGTTGGttcatgaagatgatgatcatcGGTGCTCAGggcgtcttcttcaacagcctGTTTGTGTCCTATCTGATCTCGCCCAAGATTGTCCACAGGTTTGTCGGTTaccttgaagaagaggctgttCACACCTACACTCGTTGTGTCAaggagattgaagatggCAACTTACCCAAGTGGAGTGACCCCAAGTTCCAGATACCTGACATTGCTATCCAG TACTGGAAGATGCCACAAGAGCACCGTACGATGAAGGACTTGATCCTCTATATCAGGGCTGATGAGGCAACTCACCGAGGGGTCAACCACACACTTGGTAACCTCAACCAAACCGAGGATCCAAACCCATTCGTCAGCGAATACAAAGATCGCGAGCCGCCCAAGCCTGCACTAAGGCCAACCGGCTACGACCGCGTCGAAGTCATCTAG
- a CDS encoding hypothetical protein (EggNog:ENOG41), whose protein sequence is MRSTQLLSISVPIPGTLPPSAVVAALQAVDPFVAHHRTVTSLEEVQADPADTADDPFFGTFDESFRAFQMQELVNLAPGLGKTISYKAIFQVIPDGLRSRAKAPVGVVVRAQWTVRQQQHGRSPSGPISPAGSDSTASGSTATAEGDEFELHEQVLLECNSLLMPFITESCVTVHREICENFMAKTFKDYFGTSPMY, encoded by the coding sequence ATGCGCTCGACACAACTTCTCTCGATATCTGTACCCATACCGGGCACTCTTCCTCCCAGCGCCGTGGTAGCAGCTCTACAAGCCGTAGACCCATTTGTCGCCCACCACCGGACAGTGACGAGCTTGGAAGAAGTCCAAGCTGATCCAGCAGACACAGCTGACGACCCTTTCTTCGGAACCTTCGATGAATCCTTTCGCGCTTTTCAGATGCAAGAGCTCGTCAATCTCGCTCCCGGTCTTGGCAAAACCATTTCTTACAAGGCCATCTTTCAGGTAATACCTGATGGCCTTCGCTCTCGTGCGAAAGCACCTGTGGGCGTGGTCGTTCGAGCCCAGTGGACGGTGCGCCAACAACAGCACGGCCGATCGCCGTCGGGTCCAATATCACCGGCGGGATCTGATAGCACTGCCTCAGGTAGCACGGCGACTGCCGAAGGGGACGAATTCGAGCTACACGAGCAGGTTCTCCTCGAATGCAATTCTCTCCTGATGCCATTCATTACCGAGTCTTGTGTGACTGTACATCGTGAAATTTGTGAGAATTTCATGGCGAAGACATTCAAGGATTACTTTGGAACCTCGCCGATGTATTGA